From Deferrisoma camini S3R1, the proteins below share one genomic window:
- a CDS encoding 4Fe-4S binding protein: MIRIRTRRYFQLGTSLGVNGYLPGYWAKAVYQGAAKGFCVPVLNCYACPSAFFSCPIGTLQHFMVVRAIPYYTLGFLGLVGSVVGRMPCGTLCPFGFFQEMLYKLPSIKIRIPKYLRPFRFVALVMLVFVIPWITSENWFSKLCPMGTLIGGLPWVTISPEVRSMIRDLFWIKIAILIFFVVSSVVAKRPFCQTTCPLGAIYSLFNRVSLVRLRWNPELCTHCDKCYQVCPMEVRPYEEPNTGQCIRCLDCTDCEALTVTTVLGRESAREREGVPGSVLT; encoded by the coding sequence GTGATCAGGATCCGAACGCGACGGTACTTTCAGCTCGGCACGTCCCTGGGCGTCAACGGGTACCTGCCGGGATACTGGGCCAAAGCGGTGTACCAGGGCGCTGCCAAGGGGTTCTGCGTGCCGGTGCTCAACTGTTACGCGTGCCCGTCGGCGTTCTTCTCGTGCCCCATCGGGACCCTGCAGCACTTCATGGTGGTGCGGGCGATCCCCTACTACACGCTGGGCTTCCTGGGCCTGGTGGGGTCGGTGGTGGGCCGGATGCCGTGCGGCACCCTGTGCCCGTTCGGCTTCTTCCAGGAGATGCTCTACAAGCTGCCCTCGATCAAGATCCGCATCCCCAAGTACCTGCGGCCGTTTCGGTTCGTGGCCCTGGTGATGCTGGTGTTCGTGATCCCCTGGATCACGTCGGAGAACTGGTTCTCGAAGCTGTGTCCCATGGGCACCCTGATCGGCGGGCTCCCATGGGTCACCATCAGCCCGGAGGTGCGATCCATGATCCGGGATCTGTTCTGGATCAAGATCGCGATCCTCATCTTCTTCGTGGTGTCGTCGGTGGTGGCCAAGCGGCCGTTCTGCCAGACCACCTGTCCCCTGGGAGCCATCTACAGCCTGTTCAACCGGGTGAGCCTGGTGCGGCTCCGCTGGAACCCGGAGCTGTGCACCCACTGCGACAAGTGCTACCAGGTCTGCCCCATGGAGGTCCGGCCCTACGAGGAGCCGAACACGGGGCAGTGCATCCGGTGCCTCGACTGCACGGACTGCGAGGCCCTCACCGTCACCACGGTCCTGGGCCGGGAGTCCGCCCGCGAGCGGGAGGGCGTGCCCGGCTCCGTGCTCACCTGA
- a CDS encoding redoxin domain-containing protein, giving the protein MGGKRLGAVLGLVVLLAVAPAAAAFKYVEVGQKAPDFALKTLDGREVRLSDRVGPKALAVVFWATWSARSKPLLRDLAELYRGRKDQGFEVIAVNVDHEQLEGEARAAVEAAAKDLPFPVVVDEGLATYYAYGVVATPSLALLDEAGTVRYALASYSTAAKRDLRDAVDALLGIHEEAAPRFAVKKRDYVPPKKATLHYQKAQVLIRRGMARKAVRDLERAAKIDPKWAEPRVLLARIYLQRAAKRPRYLAKAEAVLREAREIQPQHVQTVGLLAEVLEARGKHDEALAAAEEALEIEPAYTPALVVKARALRSLGRPEEAARAVDAALELDPRNPKVLAEKGEVAAALGRWEEAAGAFRRAVELAWKARGEG; this is encoded by the coding sequence ATGGGTGGGAAGCGACTCGGGGCGGTGCTGGGCCTGGTGGTGCTGCTGGCCGTGGCCCCGGCGGCGGCCGCGTTCAAGTACGTGGAGGTGGGCCAGAAGGCCCCGGACTTCGCGCTGAAGACCCTGGACGGCCGGGAGGTGCGCCTGTCGGACCGGGTGGGGCCCAAGGCCCTGGCCGTGGTGTTCTGGGCGACCTGGAGCGCCCGGAGCAAGCCCTTGCTCCGGGACCTGGCCGAGCTGTACCGGGGGCGGAAGGACCAGGGGTTCGAGGTCATCGCGGTCAACGTGGACCACGAGCAGCTGGAGGGCGAGGCCCGGGCCGCGGTGGAGGCCGCGGCCAAGGATCTCCCGTTCCCGGTGGTGGTGGACGAGGGGCTGGCCACCTACTACGCCTACGGGGTGGTGGCGACCCCGTCGTTGGCCCTGCTGGACGAGGCGGGCACGGTGCGCTACGCGCTGGCCAGTTACTCCACCGCGGCCAAGCGGGACCTGCGCGATGCGGTGGACGCCCTGCTGGGGATCCACGAGGAGGCCGCGCCCCGGTTCGCGGTGAAGAAGCGCGACTACGTGCCGCCCAAGAAGGCCACCCTGCACTACCAGAAGGCGCAGGTGCTGATCCGGCGGGGCATGGCGCGAAAGGCCGTCCGGGACCTGGAGCGGGCGGCCAAGATCGACCCGAAGTGGGCGGAGCCCCGGGTGCTGTTGGCCCGGATCTACCTGCAGAGGGCGGCGAAGCGGCCCCGGTACCTGGCGAAGGCCGAGGCCGTGTTGCGGGAGGCCCGGGAGATCCAGCCCCAGCACGTCCAGACCGTGGGCCTGCTGGCCGAGGTCTTGGAGGCTCGGGGGAAGCACGACGAGGCCCTGGCCGCGGCCGAGGAGGCGCTCGAGATCGAGCCGGCCTACACCCCGGCCCTGGTGGTCAAGGCCCGGGCGCTGCGGTCCCTGGGCCGCCCCGAGGAGGCGGCCCGGGCGGTGGACGCGGCCCTGGAGCTGGACCCCCGCAACCCCAAGGTGCTGGCCGAGAAGGGGGAGGTGGCCGCGGCCCTGGGCCGGTGGGAGGAGGCGGCCGGGGCGTTCCGGCGGGCGGTGGAGCTGGCCTGGAAGGCCCGGGGCGAGGGGTAG